One genomic segment of Deltaproteobacteria bacterium includes these proteins:
- the htpX gene encoding zinc metalloprotease HtpX: MNYLKTAIFMAALTALLVFIGDMLGGRQGALMFLVLAGVMNFGTYWFSDKIVLRMYGAKEVDEAAAPGLYALVRELSMRAGIPMPRVYIMENNTPNAFATGRNPDHGVVAVTTGLMNMLSREELAGVIGHELSHIKNRDILISTIAATIAGAISYMAHMAYYVSLFGGRDDERGSNPFVMLAMMIIAPIAAMIIQMAISRSREYEADSGGAEIAGNPLYLAEALKKLDYYSKRVPMMDANEATAHMFIVNPLSGGSLMKLFSTHPPIEERVRRLQAMAGGGLGAA, translated from the coding sequence ATGAACTATCTGAAGACGGCGATCTTCATGGCCGCGCTCACGGCCCTGCTGGTCTTTATCGGCGATATGCTCGGCGGCAGGCAGGGGGCGCTCATGTTCCTCGTTCTCGCCGGCGTGATGAACTTCGGCACCTACTGGTTCAGCGACAAGATAGTGCTGCGCATGTACGGCGCAAAGGAGGTGGACGAGGCCGCTGCTCCGGGGCTCTACGCCCTGGTCCGCGAGCTCTCCATGAGGGCCGGCATACCCATGCCCAGGGTCTACATCATGGAGAACAACACGCCCAACGCCTTCGCCACGGGCCGAAACCCCGACCACGGCGTCGTGGCCGTCACCACGGGGCTCATGAACATGCTCAGCCGCGAGGAGCTCGCCGGCGTCATAGGCCACGAGCTCAGCCACATAAAGAACCGCGACATCCTCATATCGACCATTGCGGCCACCATTGCCGGCGCCATAAGCTACATGGCCCACATGGCCTACTACGTCTCGCTCTTCGGCGGCCGCGACGACGAGCGGGGCTCCAACCCCTTCGTCATGCTGGCCATGATGATAATCGCCCCCATCGCGGCCATGATAATACAGATGGCCATATCGCGCTCCCGCGAGTACGAGGCCGACAGCGGCGGCGCCGAGATAGCCGGAAACCCCCTCTATCTCGCCGAGGCGCTCAAGAAGCTCGACTACTACAGCAAGCGCGTGCCCATGATGGACGCCAACGAGGCGACGGCCCACATGTTCATCGTCAACCCCCTGAGCGGAGGCTCGCTCATGAAGCTCTTCAGCACCCACCCGCCCATCGAGGAACGGGTGCGCAGGCTTCAGGCCATGGCGGGCGGCGGCCTCGGCGCCGCCTGA